ATTGCTGGCATGTGATTTTACCGTACTCACGGAGATATACAGTTTTTTTCCGATTTCATCATTAGAAAAGCCACGACCTATTAACTTGAGAATTTCTAGTTCTGTTTTGGTTGGAGTCTCGCGCCATTTTTTTCCTTTAATCCTGTTGTTATTGTTCTGCCAATTTACTAAGAATCGTCTAGCGATTTCTGGGTCGATAAAAGGATTACCGTTATATGTACAGGTGATGGCTTGCTTGATTAATCCTACGTCTGTCTTTTTTAAAATATATGAGTCCGCCCCATTTTGAAGGGCAGCGTTAATTACATCTTGCCCAGAATAGTAAGTCAAAGCAATTATTTTACTTTGACTTGTTTGTTTAAGACTGTAAATGACATCTAACCCAGACATGTCAGGCAAGCCGATATCAACTAGAACTATATCTGGATGCAGATCGGCAACTACCTTTATCCCTTCATTTCCGTTAGAAGCTTCTCCGCAAATCTCTAGTCCTGGCTCCTGAGATAAAGCCGATTTGATTCCTAATCTAGTTAGGCTTTCGTCTTCAATAATTACTATTCTGATCATCTTAATGTCTTGATTAAAATCTTTCTAGTATTTATAACATAAAGTTTTTATTAATATATATTCTTTTCCTGGATTAAAACAATTAAATCTAATCAACAGCGTCAGTTTAAATAATTTGACTGGATTTGTTGTAAAATAATTTAAATATGTTTTGTCAAGGAGAAAATTTAATGTCTAGCTTGACTGACAATGTAAATTTATCTGCTTTCGTCCACGATGTTCTTAATGGACTAGGTAGCACATCTTTGATTTTGAATCAACTGATCAATGGCGTACATGGGCTTTCTCAGGAAGAGGTAAAATCTTTGTTATCAGCTGTTTTACAAACAAACAATAGAATTGTTAATTTAGTTGAAGCGCAAAAAGTCAACCCAACAAACTTTGTGAGTCGGATTGATATGTTATTTTTTTTACAAAACTTATATTTAGAATTTTCTCCACTAGCCCAAGCACGATCTCTGGGACTGCATTATGTAACCATGCAAAAATACAAACACGGAACAACAGTAGTAGGAGATACTACAGGCTTAGAAAGAATGCTTTCTAATCTTTTGCAGAATGCAATTAATTATACTGAGTCTGGAGATATATTCTTGCGCCTTGCTAATCAAGATAATAATTTAGTGATCGAGATTGAGGATACTGGTATTGGGATTGCTCCAGAAAATCTAGAGAATATGTTTCGCCCTCTGTGGAGATCGCTTGATAGTCAAGGGTCAGGCTTGGGGTTGTATGTTGTCAAGTCTGTAGCGATCGCCCATGATCTGAAGCTCACTGTTAGCTCAAAACCAGGTAGAGGGACGAAGTTTACAGTAGTATTTCCCTATAAAAAAGAGAGCCACTACGGACTCTCTTGTAACAGTGGGGGTTGGGAGAATGCGATATCTGCTTGAGCCTAAGTTTCTGGATCGGATCGAAGCTGCAATTGAATTTTTGATCATGATCGCTCTAATCATCGCCGCCATCATCAAATTTAATACAGACTTAGTGGAAGCTGCATTTTATGTGGCGATGGCAGCGATCATAGCTCCCTTCTCAGGAGTAAACAAGGCAATAAGACGGTATTTAATGCTGGGGGGATTTTTTCTGGGATTATTCGCTGGTTATTTTAGTAGTTAGCTAGGCTTTGTTTTCTTCCATTCGTCGTAAGAAGGACAGTCAATCCCAGGGAGCAATCCGTAGTCAGTGTAAGGTCTTAAAAGCGCAACATTGCCAGCTTGCTCTCGAATCTTGCTTTCCTTTTCTTCCTTGGAGAGTTTTTCGACTCTGATGTTGCTGGAGGTAACGGGGTTGTTTGGTTTAACAGAAAATTCTCGAACTAGATACAATTGCTCGTTTTTGGGTGTCCCTGATGTTAGACATCCTCTTGATTTAATAAACACACTAAAATCAATCCAACTCCGACTGTGAAGTATTGGATTGGGGACTTCCTCTACACGAACATCTCCCACAGTCCCCCACATATAAAGCGGCTCATTGTATCCTTCGAGGGTAGGATATCTCGCTTCATCGCATCCATTATTAATACTTCTTTTTAGATTAACCTTTCCATCCCCACAAACCTTCCAGAACACTCTGTATAAATCGGGAGTGCTATCGACAAGAGATTTGATCTGTTTTTCTTCTTCGGCTTTTGCCGCCTCAAGTTGTTTCTGTCGGGCGGCTGCTGCTTTTTCTTCTGGTGACTGACATGCAGACAAGAACATCGTGGAAAGCATAATAGTTGTCATCAACAAATATTTTGTTCTCATAGGAAACCTCTTAGCAATCAATTGTTAATTAAACCTAAAATTTTCAGAGTAATTTATCATGTTTTTAACCATCAAGTTCAATGTCTTTGTTGTGATCCTTGGCTGGAGAATGATTTCGTTGAACCTGCCGATCAAACGCAATGAGTCTATTTTTTTCTTCTAACGAAAGCTTATCTAGGGTAACGTTAAACTCATTGCCATCATCTTTGTGAGCAGAAAAGGCTAGTCCTTGTTTTCCTTGCTTCCTGATGATATTGATGCGCTGCATCCCTTCTTGAGCTAACAACTGTAGTCTGTATATGATCCCGTCATACACTCGTCCTTGTTCAGTGTCCTTACCTTTTGTAATGACGGTATTTATGGCAGCAGAAATCAGCGATGTTTTAACTGTTTCTGTTTCTGCTGTTTGTATTTTAGGAGGCTCTTGAGGCTGTTGTTTCACCGTTGATTTGTATTGTTTTCGTCCTGCATTCAGAAATCTTTGGACATAACTTTGCTTTCTAATCTCAATTAATTTATCAACTCTGTTTGAGGTATTTGACTCTGCTACATTGGACTGTTGAGTTACACCAAACTTTTGAAGATAGTCTTGGTAATATTTGTTTTTAAGATTTTGTTTGTATGCTTCGGTCTGTTGGGATTTTTGAGTGAGAGTTGTCCTAAGTTCATCCTGTATTTGTAAGCGATCTCGCTGGTGTTGGGGTTCATTAACCAGTGATGGTGTTGGCGGATTACTTTCCATAATCAGCCCCAGTCTGTAAGCCATTATGTTATTAGAGAATCCACTGTCACGATTGACAGTACTGATGGTTTCAATAACTGTGGTTTTGTTTTCCATTGCTATAATTCAACTTCATTAAATTTAGTAGTATTCCTATGCTGTTGAGGCTTGATCACCTCAATTTTTGGACTATAAGTATTATTAATAGCTTTTTCTCGCTCACACCTCAAATCATCTAAAATTTGACTGAATGGAGGGAGTGAGATATCAGATTTTTGATTACGATTAAGTTCAACTTCACGTTGAACCACAAGTTTTTGGTAGAGTTCTCGTTGCTCTCCAATAGTTAGTTTACCAGTTTCTTTTAGTTTTTGGCGCAACGGATAATTCCATTGATCTGCTACACCAGTCCATTTTTTATTAACTTCTAAATCTTGCCAATGTTCAGCAAGTTCAGAATGAAGAGGTAATTGAGTATCACGAGTTTGGTCATGATTAGTTTGATTATCAAGGGGAGATTGTTGTCTTAAATCTTTGACTATATAATTCAAAGGAGAAAGTACAATATTAGTTTTTTCTTGGGTGCGAATTTCAACTTGAGCTTGAGCTTGGATAACAAAATAAAGTTCACGTTGTTCACTAATAGTCAGTCCTTGATTAGTTTGAATTTTGTCCCGAAATTCATTACTTGCTTGTTGAGCGACAGGATTCCACCGCTTACTATCCTCTAGTTCTTGCCAAGCTCTTTGAAGTTCAGGATGAAGCGGAAGAATAGTACCATCAGATTTTATAGTTTGACTTTGGGGTTTAGGCGCAGTTTGTCGTTTTATGGGTCGTTCTATTGTTGTAGTAGATGTTTTTGAGCTTTGTGGTGTGTCTGCTGTAGTAGATGTTTTTGAATTAGCTGATCCCTCTGTAGTGTTAACTGTATTTTGGTTTTGTGGTTGTGCTGTTGCGGTTGCTGTATTTTTAGTAGGTTGTTGCGTCAAATCTTTGAGAATATCATCCCAAGGTGAAAGTGCGATATCAGTTTTTTTGTGGGTTAAAATTTCAGCTTGAGCTTGAGTATGAATAGCAAAATAAAGTTCGCGTTGTTCATTAATTGTCAGTCCTTGATTATTGTTAATATTGGCATGAGTTAGATTACCTGAATTTAAAAATGCAAAAGGAAGAATCGAGCGACCATTATAATCAACAGGGAGCCATCGGTCATTATGCTCTATCGCTTGCCAGATTTTTTTAAGCTCAGGATGAACAGGAAAAGTCTCACCGTTAGAGTTGTTAGCTTGAGGTGGTTGCTCAGTAGTTTCTAATCTATCAATATATTTAGCCAGTGTTGGGTGAACAGCCACCTCAGTATCACTCGTTACGTAAGGATTTACGGTAGTAGCTTTTTGGGGAATATCTAGTTTTTGTGCAAGTAACCTGAGCTTATTTAAATCGAGTTCATTTATAGCGAGAGTTTTTACTTGATAAGTCATCCCTGATGGGGTTTTGTTTATATCAAAACTAGCAGCAACCCTTGTAGTGCCATTGTTGTCAGTTTTCAACAATTGCAGACGTGATGAATTATCTTGCTGACTTTTCTGATAAAGTATGCGATAGTTCCCTAAAGTTAAATCATCACGCTCAAATTTAGAGAGCGTTTGTGCGAGAACCTCAAAAACTTCTTTCTGCTTGAAACTTTCTAAAATTGCATGTGTACCTTTTGGTGAAAGAGAGCCAAGAGTGTTGGCAATTTTCCTGGGATCTTCATCAAGTGATGGAAAATTTTTACCAATACAATCAAATACTAATAAAAACTCTTGCCGTTCAACGCTCAACATATCTTGAGGTTTTTGGGTGACTCGGAGGGTTGGTTTTGCCGATTGATCTGCTTCAAAGGTCATCAATACTTTCTTGTCACTACGGCGAAAAATAGTATAATTATCTCCATTACTCTTAATAGCAAAAGCATCGGCTTGATAAATAGATATTTCTTGATCACCATCTTTACTTTCTTGCCTAACACCATAATTTTTAACTAAATGGAAAGCAGCCAAAGCTATTTCTCCATTTTCTCGTTCTTCTAGTCTCTTCCTGGGTTGAGTTTGTAGGTATTGGGTTACTCTCTGTTGCCTAGCCCAGCTTTTAGTTTGCTGGTTTTGAGAAGGCGAGAGTTGGTTTGAAACTTCTGGCGTTGGAGCCTGTTGCTTCTGTTGATGGTAATCAGCAACTATCTGATCAAAATCAGTATTAAACTGGGGGGGCAAAAACGTTGGTAATCCAGGCATTACTGGCAGTGTAAAGTCTGGTTCTGACTCGGATTCTTGTGCAACTACTTTTTTTCGAGGAGTGTTATCAAAAATTTCTTCTACTACTTCTTCCCCCTGGGGAGTAACATTAACAGTCCCATCGCCTTTTTGCTCATAAAGTCTGATTTCTTGGCCATTTTTCAAAAAAATAGTCAGGCGTAAATCTAGCTGTTGATTGTTTTTGTGCCAGTCCTCTAAGGGTTGAGCTTTTTGGGATAAATCTTCAAACGCTCTTGCTCCTTGTGCAACTATAAAATCATCAACACCTTTTTCTGTTCCTGGTAGTTGAATTACATTGACGTTTGCTCCAGTTGACTCTAAAAGTTGACCTGTGCGGTAAGTGGCGATAGCAATATTGCGTTTGGTTTTGGATTTGGTTTCGTAATCAAAACAAATGTTGATGTGGCGCTCCTTAGTAGCAAAAACAGCTAATTCATCGTGTAACACAGGCTGAATTTGATTACCTAACTCATCCTTGCTACGATACCCCGCATATATTCCAGGTAGTCCAATTGCTGCATAACCCTGACTTAACAGACTGGCGGCTTTTTTGGCTCCCTCTGTGATTGTAATTGGAACATTATGTTTCCAGACACAGTACCAAAATCCACTGACGCGATCTCTCTCAGATGGCTGTACTCCAACTTTGGAGTACACTTTGTTAGCAATATCATCTGGGACATCTAATAAGAAAATACTCAGTTCAGTTTTTGGGGGATGTTCATATTTAATAAATTTTCCTTCTACTATCTGTCCCGCCGCATCTTTTTTTGGTCTGGGTGTGTTTGGCTTAAAACATCCCCACAATTTATTTTCGGGTAGTTCTCCAGGCTGTAAATTAGCAAAACTTCGAGGGTCAACACCAGCATTGCACCACCAACCACCCTTTTCAATATGCTGGTATCGCTCTAAATCTGCATCCCGTAGTCTTCCATCATTGCGTCGGGAAATTTTTTCACTATATATAAGATATTCCCAGGCTTGATGTTGCTGTTCTACACTATCAAAGTCTAAACTTTCAAAATTTAATTCGGCAATAAACGGAGATATGGCGCTTCCTTCTACAATTTCGCGCCAATGATTTGGCTCTAAACGGCTTACAGAAGCATCAATGGTTTTTGAAGATTCTCTGTGTTCTACAACTGAAGATTTATTGACAAGAGTTTGTTCAATTACTGTTGTATTTTGAGACGCAGTATTTTTTTCAATAATTTCATTGTTAGAAGTAGATTTGGTGGCAGTATTGTCGGTAGAGGGATAAGATTCCACGACCACTTCACTAGTTGTATTAGGTGTAGATTCCGCATTAGTTTCAAAGTCAGAGCTTTTTACAGACTCGACAACTGCTTGATTATTTGTGTTAGGAGTTGATTCTGTTTCGGTTTCAGGCGTACTCTCTATGGATTCAGTGACTTTTTCTTCAGTTGTATTAGTTTTAGACTCTGCTGTATCTGAAAATAATGTTTGATATATTGCTTTAATAATGCGTTTATCAAGTCCATCTAGTTTCCCCTTAAACTCATTTGTATCAGACTTAGGCTCTGGCGTATCTGAAGTAACTTGTTCTGCTAAAGTTTCAGATACTAATTCATTTAGTTCCTCCTCAACTTCCTTGGTGGTAGGAACAAACTTATTAGCTGATTCATCATACTTTTCCCACTTCCATCCCCCATCTTCATCAGGGGTCATGATATATGTTTCTTCTCCAACTTCTAATTTTAATTTGTTATCTAATTCCTCCTTAATTCTTTGAATAATTTTCTCACATAAAAAATTAACTAAAGGATAGATGGCTGTCCTGATAAAATACTCACTGTTCTTTGTATATACAGAAGATAGCTGAAGATGTCGTTCGTCAAACATAACTCGCTTCACTCGAATTCAAAATTTACGCATTATAAAACAACGGATCTAAAATCAGAAATTCTGGTAAAATTAAATCTTCTTAATTGCGACTTGTGACTTACGACTTGCGAATTATTTATGGCTTTTCGTAAAATATCATATTGTTCTACTGTAGCTCCCAAGCAATTCAAATCAATCAAATTACCATCAATAGTTACTCTATTGAAAATCAAATGAAATCTGGCATATCTCCCAGAATTTTCTACAAAACCCACATACTGTAAATCATTCCAGCCAATCTCTTTGATGTATTCTAGTAAAATTTGTTGACAATTGTTTTCCAGCAAAATTGTCGGAGTATTGTTGAGAGATATCAAGCAATAAATTCCTAGTTTCTTGAGTTTCGGGCGCTGGCTCGAAAGGAAATTAAAATTCGCAATTATTTGTAAGTGAGAAGAGTTAATATCTATTAAATTACCCAAGCATGGGTTTTTAGTTTTAGCTAATTCTGTGATGATATTAAAGTTGTTAATTGTTGATTCATTGATTACCATTCGCATTGTTATATCCTCTTCTCTGTTAAATAAATACATCTGCGTCTGTTGGGTTAGAATCCGAGGATTCCGAATTAATCAAAGAACTAACCTCTGATATACTAAAGGGAGAAGGATTCTGAGCATTTTGAGGAGTTTGTGGGAGAGGAAAACGTACATTAATCTCGGCACGTCGAGATTCCACATCTTCCTTTGTCGGAAATCTTTGTTGACTTTTCCGAACCAAATAAGAAACAAGCTTTGACCAATGTTCCTCGTTATATGCTTCGATGTTTTTCAAGTGTCTTGAAAGTTTAATATTTTTTAGTAAAGGTACTGAACCTTCTTTTTTATTAGCGTAAGCAGGGTTAATGAAAACGCATTTACCCAATGGTAGTTTCAAAAATTGTGCTGGCTCAAATAGCTTTTTGGTTTTTTCTTGATCGCTGGTAGTAGTATTCGCCTTACCTCCACCAGTAGACCGACTTTTGTGTTTATATTTGATTTCTTCATCTCCTAAAAAGCTCGAAAATAATTGAGCCGAGTCATTCTCCCCAGGATTAAAAATAAACTTTGTACTGCAAGCACCAAGAATAGCCCTTGCGACTTCTTTGCCATAATTCTTCTCTAGCTGTGCCATATTCTGCCAGCCTAGTAGTCCGCAAAAACCCTCAGAACGAGATTCATTCAGCCACCTAAATAAATCAGGTAAGTAAATTGAAGGTAATTCATCCAACGCAACTATTAGTGGCTCTTTTCGCCTTTTAGCAATGTTACGGGCAATAATCATGTGTAGAATGCTGGTCATGAGGGGGCCAACAGCTTCACGACGTTCCCTGTCTAGCCCAAAAATAATCATCTGCTTGCCACTGAGTTCCAAGGGCAGGGTCGTTTTACCAATGAAACAGCCGACTGTGTTTTTGGCCATAAAGCGAGTAAACATGATACTGGCTGTGGCAACAATCCCTGCCACAGTTTTTTCAGATGCGGCAGAACTGAACAATTGACCAAAGGCAATCTTAACCCAGGGGTTGAGGTCGCCTCCCATCAGGCGTTGTACCATCTGCTCACTAGACAGTATGGCAGCAGAAGTCATCACATCAGCCTGTTCACCAAATTCCTTAGTCAACATCAGGATGGCTTGAGTTAGCTGATCTCCTGATGGGCCAAAAAAACCATCTTCATTGCTATTATTGAGAATTCGGAAGTTTTTGTTAATGACAGTAGCAATTTGTCTGGCTGTCTCTGCGTCAGAAGAATCCCTCAAGAAATCAATCGGGTTGCAAACTTCAGACTCTGGGAATCCCGGCGCAAAGATGTGAACATCGTAGCCCTGACTCTTAGCGTAAGCAGCAATTTTGGCTTGCGATGGATACTTGAAATCATAGGCAACGATGGAAAACCCTTGCTCAATAGCAGAGTAAATCATCGGGTTAATCGCCCCAGCAGTTTTACCCGTACCGGGAGCGCCAATCGCTGCTGTTCCCCTTTGTACGTCAGGGATAAAAAAGGTAGTGTTGTTACTACTTCCTTTTTTATTAAAGTAATCTCCTACATAAAGTGCGGCACTATCACATTTGGGATTGGCTATTTGTTTGAGTGCCTTTTTTTTGGCAGTAGCAATCTCTTTACTCCCCCCCCAATAACTAGTAGCAATTTTCTTCTTGTTAGAGCTATCGCCAAAAAGTACCCTTATGAGGATGTATGCCGCTAACATGCTCAAAACTGTCAGCCCATTAGGAGTAAATAACTGATAAGTGTACTTGCCAATGTCATCGTTAGGGTTTGTTAATTGCTCAAAACGAAATTGCTGGTTTTTAGCAGTTGATGTGGATGGTAAATTCTTACTCATTTTTGATTAGGGAATGGAATGAGGTTGACCTAAAATAATGGGGTCTTTTTCTCTGTATTGGATGAAAGGAACTGGCCCGATAAAATAGGGAGAGCAAGTCCGTCCGATAAAGGGAATAGTTTTACAGATACGGAAAAACATCGTAGTCTGCATAGAACCAGTGGATTCATCAATATCCCAAACGACTTGTTTGAAAGCCGAACCAAAGGGATTTCTACCAGTAGGTTCTTGACCATTATTTAGTACCCTCAGAACACCAAAACCACCTCTAACTTTTTGGTATTTCCCAGAAATCCACTGCACCCCAGTACTACGACCAATACCCGACATCTCTGCATGAGCGCAATTATCTTGAAGACAAGGAACATTAAAACCTTGTTGATAACTACCAGAAATAGTACGGACACGATTGGCCTCAATCTCCCGCAACACAAGGTCAACTTTTCCGACAAAAGATAAATCAACATTCAACAAGCCAGGGAAGTTATTCCAAGATAAATCTGATAATCTAGGGACACCGTTAATGAAACTTTCCTGCCAATAAGCGAATCTTTCAAATGCAGCTTGGTCAATTCCAGGGATATCTGTAATTCTATAATTTTTTAAATTGATGCTTTGTCCTAATCTTATCCTTTGTAATCGAGGAATTTGAAGCAAGTTACCAATTTTTCTGTTAGAAGCAAAAATCCCTTGACGCTTGAGAAAGTCATCAAGCGGTTTAACATCTTTAACTAATCGATTATTGA
This window of the Aulosira sp. FACHB-615 genome carries:
- a CDS encoding DUF3854 domain-containing protein, producing the protein MFDERHLQLSSVYTKNSEYFIRTAIYPLVNFLCEKIIQRIKEELDNKLKLEVGEETYIMTPDEDGGWKWEKYDESANKFVPTTKEVEEELNELVSETLAEQVTSDTPEPKSDTNEFKGKLDGLDKRIIKAIYQTLFSDTAESKTNTTEEKVTESIESTPETETESTPNTNNQAVVESVKSSDFETNAESTPNTTSEVVVESYPSTDNTATKSTSNNEIIEKNTASQNTTVIEQTLVNKSSVVEHRESSKTIDASVSRLEPNHWREIVEGSAISPFIAELNFESLDFDSVEQQHQAWEYLIYSEKISRRNDGRLRDADLERYQHIEKGGWWCNAGVDPRSFANLQPGELPENKLWGCFKPNTPRPKKDAAGQIVEGKFIKYEHPPKTELSIFLLDVPDDIANKVYSKVGVQPSERDRVSGFWYCVWKHNVPITITEGAKKAASLLSQGYAAIGLPGIYAGYRSKDELGNQIQPVLHDELAVFATKERHINICFDYETKSKTKRNIAIATYRTGQLLESTGANVNVIQLPGTEKGVDDFIVAQGARAFEDLSQKAQPLEDWHKNNQQLDLRLTIFLKNGQEIRLYEQKGDGTVNVTPQGEEVVEEIFDNTPRKKVVAQESESEPDFTLPVMPGLPTFLPPQFNTDFDQIVADYHQQKQQAPTPEVSNQLSPSQNQQTKSWARQQRVTQYLQTQPRKRLEERENGEIALAAFHLVKNYGVRQESKDGDQEISIYQADAFAIKSNGDNYTIFRRSDKKVLMTFEADQSAKPTLRVTQKPQDMLSVERQEFLLVFDCIGKNFPSLDEDPRKIANTLGSLSPKGTHAILESFKQKEVFEVLAQTLSKFERDDLTLGNYRILYQKSQQDNSSRLQLLKTDNNGTTRVAASFDINKTPSGMTYQVKTLAINELDLNKLRLLAQKLDIPQKATTVNPYVTSDTEVAVHPTLAKYIDRLETTEQPPQANNSNGETFPVHPELKKIWQAIEHNDRWLPVDYNGRSILPFAFLNSGNLTHANINNNQGLTINEQRELYFAIHTQAQAEILTHKKTDIALSPWDDILKDLTQQPTKNTATATAQPQNQNTVNTTEGSANSKTSTTADTPQSSKTSTTTIERPIKRQTAPKPQSQTIKSDGTILPLHPELQRAWQELEDSKRWNPVAQQASNEFRDKIQTNQGLTISEQRELYFVIQAQAQVEIRTQEKTNIVLSPLNYIVKDLRQQSPLDNQTNHDQTRDTQLPLHSELAEHWQDLEVNKKWTGVADQWNYPLRQKLKETGKLTIGEQRELYQKLVVQREVELNRNQKSDISLPPFSQILDDLRCEREKAINNTYSPKIEVIKPQQHRNTTKFNEVEL
- a CDS encoding relaxase/mobilization nuclease domain-containing protein translates to MRMVINESTINNFNIITELAKTKNPCLGNLIDINSSHLQIIANFNFLSSQRPKLKKLGIYCLISLNNTPTILLENNCQQILLEYIKEIGWNDLQYVGFVENSGRYARFHLIFNRVTIDGNLIDLNCLGATVEQYDILRKAINNSQVVSHKSQLRRFNFTRISDFRSVVL
- a CDS encoding response regulator codes for the protein MIRIVIIEDESLTRLGIKSALSQEPGLEICGEASNGNEGIKVVADLHPDIVLVDIGLPDMSGLDVIYSLKQTSQSKIIALTYYSGQDVINAALQNGADSYILKKTDVGLIKQAITCTYNGNPFIDPEIARRFLVNWQNNNNRIKGKKWRETPTKTELEILKLIGRGFSNDEIGKKLYISVSTVKSHASNLFSKLGVRDRTQAIIKGKELGYLESEDLRVG
- a CDS encoding HAMP domain-containing sensor histidine kinase, with translation MSSLTDNVNLSAFVHDVLNGLGSTSLILNQLINGVHGLSQEEVKSLLSAVLQTNNRIVNLVEAQKVNPTNFVSRIDMLFFLQNLYLEFSPLAQARSLGLHYVTMQKYKHGTTVVGDTTGLERMLSNLLQNAINYTESGDIFLRLANQDNNLVIEIEDTGIGIAPENLENMFRPLWRSLDSQGSGLGLYVVKSVAIAHDLKLTVSSKPGRGTKFTVVFPYKKESHYGLSCNSGGWENAISA
- a CDS encoding type IV secretory system conjugative DNA transfer family protein gives rise to the protein MSKNLPSTSTAKNQQFRFEQLTNPNDDIGKYTYQLFTPNGLTVLSMLAAYILIRVLFGDSSNKKKIATSYWGGSKEIATAKKKALKQIANPKCDSAALYVGDYFNKKGSSNNTTFFIPDVQRGTAAIGAPGTGKTAGAINPMIYSAIEQGFSIVAYDFKYPSQAKIAAYAKSQGYDVHIFAPGFPESEVCNPIDFLRDSSDAETARQIATVINKNFRILNNSNEDGFFGPSGDQLTQAILMLTKEFGEQADVMTSAAILSSEQMVQRLMGGDLNPWVKIAFGQLFSSAASEKTVAGIVATASIMFTRFMAKNTVGCFIGKTTLPLELSGKQMIIFGLDRERREAVGPLMTSILHMIIARNIAKRRKEPLIVALDELPSIYLPDLFRWLNESRSEGFCGLLGWQNMAQLEKNYGKEVARAILGACSTKFIFNPGENDSAQLFSSFLGDEEIKYKHKSRSTGGGKANTTTSDQEKTKKLFEPAQFLKLPLGKCVFINPAYANKKEGSVPLLKNIKLSRHLKNIEAYNEEHWSKLVSYLVRKSQQRFPTKEDVESRRAEINVRFPLPQTPQNAQNPSPFSISEVSSLINSESSDSNPTDADVFI